Proteins found in one Acipenser ruthenus chromosome 18, fAciRut3.2 maternal haplotype, whole genome shotgun sequence genomic segment:
- the LOC117432037 gene encoding reactive oxygen species modulator 1, whose protein sequence is MPVAVGPYGQTQPKCFDRVKMGFMMGFAVGMAAGAMFGTFSCLRIGMRGRELMGGVGKTMLQSGGTFGTFMAIGMGIRC, encoded by the exons ATGCCGGTTGCTGTTGGACCTTACGGACAGACCCAGCCCAAATGCTTCGACAGGGTTAAAATGGGCTTCATGATGGGGTTTGCAGTGGGAATGGCAGCCGGAGCGATGTTCGGCACCTTCTCCTGTCTCAG GATAGGGATGAGAGGCAGAGAACTAATGGGTGGGGTTGGCAAGACCATGCTGCAGAGCGGAGGGACGTTTGGCACTTTCATGGCGATTGGAATGGGAATCAGATGCTGA